The following proteins come from a genomic window of Acipenser ruthenus chromosome 44, fAciRut3.2 maternal haplotype, whole genome shotgun sequence:
- the LOC117398973 gene encoding perforin-1-like has product MKRLVFFLLSWQLHFLSCPGFQDSYFLGNPDECKRAEFVPGYNLAGEGFDIVKMERKGAYVINMEDWENKNKTCKLRWNSYLKKKQKLPLSVVDWRALSKCKMVLSSAVYESSEYLVNESSFAMDNSWKFGLDITADPRFQPSMILAGTHSRSSEFALKKSKQDKYSFTQHQVDCQIYRYRLANAPPIKREFSEALAMLPNHYNKETKPTYRSFINTYGTHFIKHVRIGGKIKSITSVKTCLASLMKLSMSAIKDCLDAEVSATIGQAAKVKAETHHCNSLKKNLLHGQSLHATFSERHSEITGGRIETGDLLFSGDSNPGAYKEWLGSLKEAPDVVTSSLAPLHNLIQKKNLIARSSLQKALKDYILENALLKTCSRQCSAGSRSSVRDPCACLCQGNGNSKLATNCCPTGTGVAKLVVKNLKGKGLYGDYFTETDGFVKVSFDRRTEQTAVILNNDNPVWPERFDFGSVDLTAASLLNFKVYDDDGIWNTDLLGQCSVPLRSGAVSDLCALNHGTLYFSYTLECGPSLGGPTCGEYAPSPMSAELMKSFVSRNAVPLPRSLVAEMMKGYSGLEPSSSSGNRSREE; this is encoded by the exons ATGAAGCGCCTTGTCTTCTTCCTCCTGTCTTGGCAGCTTCACTTCCTGTCCTGCCCTGGTTTCCAGGATTCCTACTTCCTTGGCAACCCCGATGAGTGCAAAAGAGCCGAGTTTGTGCCGGGCTACAACCTGGCAGGAGAAGGGTTCGACATCGTGAAGATGGAACGCAAGGGAGCGTACGTCATCAACATGGAAGActgggaaaacaaaaacaaaacctgcaaGCTGCGCTGGAACTCCTATCTGAAGAAGAAACAGAAGCTGCCCCTGTCTGTGGTGGACTGGAGGGCCCTTTCGAAGTGCAAGATGGTTCTTTCCAGTGCCGTTTATGAGTCAAGTGAGTACCTGGTGAACGAGAGCTCTTTCGCCATGGACAATAGCTGGAAATTTGGGCTGGATATCACTGCTGATCCCAGATTCCAACCGTCCATGATACTGGCAGGCACCCACTCCAGGTCCTCTGAATTCGCCTTGAAGAAATCGAAGCAGGACAAGTACAGCTTCACTCAACACCAGGTTGACTGCCAGATTTACAG ATACAGGCTTGCAAACGCTCCCCCGATCAAACGGGAGTTCTCGGAGGCCCTTGCCATGCTCCCCAATCACtacaacaaagaaacaaaacccaCATACCGCAGTTTTATCAACACGTACGGCACACACTTCATCAAACATGTCCGGATAGGAGGAAAGATCAAGAGCATCACCTCAGTCAAAACCTGCCTTGCGTCGCTGATGAAGCTTTCGATGTCTGCGATCAAAGACTGCCTGGACGCAGAAGTATCTGCCACCATTGGACAGGCAGCCAAAGTGAAGGCCGAAACTCACCACTGCAACTCTCTTAAGAAGAACCTCTTACATGGCCAGAGCTTACACGCCACGTTCAGCGAACGACACTCCGAGATCACAGGGGGCAGGATCGAAACGGGGGACCTCCTCTTCTCGGGAGATTCGAACCCCGGCGCTTACAAGGAGTGGCTGGGTTCCTTGAAGGAGGCGCCGGATGTGGTCACTTCCTCCCTGGCTCCCCTGCACAACCTCATCCAGAAGAAGAATCTCATCGCCAGGAGCAGCCTGCAGAAAGCCCTGAAGGACTACATTCTAGAGAACGCTCTTTTGAAGACCTGCTCTCGTCAATGTTCAGCCGGGTCAAGGAGCAGCGTGAGGGACCCCTGTGCCTGCCTGTGCCAAGGCAACGGCAACAGCAAGCTGGCCACCAACTGCTGCCCGACTGGAACGGGGGTGGCCAAGCTGGTGGTAAAGAATCTGAAAGGGAAGGGCCTCTACGGAGACTACTTCACCGAAACCGATGGCTTTGTGAAGGTTTCCTTCGACAGGCGAACTGAACAAACTGCAGTCATCCTGAATAACGACAACCCAGTCTGGCCGGAACGTTTCGACTTCGGAAGTGTTGACTTGACGGCGGCTTCTCTTCTGAACTTTAAGGTCTATGACGATGATGGCATCTGGAACACTGACCTGCTTGGCCAGTGCTCTGTACCGCTCAGGAGCGGGGCTGTGAGCGATCTGTGCGCCCTGAACCACGGGACCCTCTACTTCTCCTACACTCTGGAGTGCGGACCCAGCTTGGGGGGCCCGACCTGCGGGGAGTACGCCCCCTCGCCCATGAGCGCCGAGCTGATGAAGAGCTTCGTGTCCAGGAACGCCGTGCCCCTCCCTCGCAGCTTGGTGGCAGAGATGATGAAGGGCTACTCCGGGCTGGAGCCTTCGAGTTCCAGCGGCAACCGCAGCCGGGAAGAGTAG
- the LOC117399015 gene encoding perforin-1-like: MKGQFVYFLSWTLHFLSRPSLPEACTTGTPAECEEAEFVPGYNLAGEGFDIVKMERKGAYVIDVNNWKRKDGTCTLCKNPFLDNVAQKLPVTVVDWRLLPKCSSKISSTVHQSSESLVNTSTSSIENDWKLDLEITTNKVSGKLMLAGSHSRLAEYSMEKTKGDKFSFTSHETSCRFYSYRVVDEPRLHREFGRTAKKLPKNYNGQTKQLYYKLIDTYGTHYIKKVQLGGKVKSITSIKTCKAALEGLTVNDVKDCLDVEASATVSDKGEVSAKVHHCQELKKKSNNKQSFHDSFNDRQTEITGGKATSGDLLFSTATDPSAYQEWMESLKTTPDMVSYALEPLHNLIRFKGPVKDNLKKAVVHYILEKGLLRTCSGKCDTGARSNLGDTCSCVCHSGAGVNSMCCPTQRGLAKLTVKVARAENLWGDYHGQTDGFVKVILGNRVERTSIVHENNNPRWNQIFDFGSVTLTMATELKFEVWDEDNGWNDDLLGSCSWKLEKGFKENLCALNHGNIFFSYTLECGPSLGGPTCGEYISTPMSAGLMKSHVSRNARRVPQEMLVSMGVVFPSLSPFPSNTSMSEKVNEEPPRKV; encoded by the exons ATGAAAGGGCAGTTTGTCTACTTCCTGTCCTGGACGCTTCACTTCCTGTCCCGCCCCTCCCTCCCAGAAGCCTGCACCACCGGCACTCCCGCAGAGTGCGAAGAAGCCGAGTTTGTGCCGGGCTACAACCTCGCTGGAGAAGGGTTCGACATCGTGAAGATGGAACGCAAGGGAGCGTACGTCATCGACGTCAACAACTGGAAGAGAAAAGACGGGACCTGCACCCTCTGCAAGAACCCCTTTCTGGACAACGTTGCTCAGAAGCTTCCTGTGACCGTGGTGGACTGGCGTCTCCTTCCTAAGTGCAGCTCGAAGATCTCCAGCACCGTCCACCAATCGAGCGAGTCCCTCGTCAACACCAGCACGTCTTCCATAGAGAACGACTGGAAGCTCGATCTGGAAATCACCACAAATAAGGTGTCGGGGAAACTGATGCTGGCGGGATCCCATTCCAGGCTGGCAGAGTACTCCATGGAGAAGACCAAGGGCGATAAGTTCAGCTTCACCAGCCACGAGACCTCCTGCAGATTTTACAG TTACAGGGTAGTGGATGAACCCAGACTCCACCGAGAGTTTGGACGCACCGCGAAAAAACTCCCAAAAAACTACAACGGCCAGACCAAGCAGTTGTACTACAAACTCATCGACACTTACGGAACGCACTATATCAAAAAG GTGCAGCTGGGCGGCAAAGTGAAAAGTATCACTTCTATCAAGACCTGCAAAGCCGCGCTGGAAGGACTGACCGTGAACGACGTGAAGGACTGCCTTGATGTGGAAGCCTCGGCCACTGTGAGCGACAAGGGCGAGGTGTCCGCCAAagtccaccactgccaggagctgAAGAAGAAGAGCAACAACAAGCAGAGCTTCCACGACTCCTTCAACGACCGGCAGACCGAGATCACTGGGGGCAAAGCCACCTCCGGTGACCTCCTTTTCTCCACCGCCACGGACCCCAGCGCTTACCAGGAGTGGATGGAGAGCTTGAAGACCACCCCGGACATGGTCTCCTACGCCCTGGAGCCCCTGCACAATCTGATTCGCTTCAAAGGCCCCGTTAAGGATAACCTGAAAAAGGCCGTGGTCCATTACATCTTGGAAAAGGGGCTCCTGCGAACCTGCTCCGGAAAATGCGACACGGGAGCCCGGAGCAACCTGGGAGACACGTGCTCCTGCGTGTGTCACAGCGGCGCGGGCGTCAACAGCATGTGCTGCCCGACTCAGAGGGGGCTGGCCAAGCTGACGGTGAAGGTCGCCCGGGCCGAGAACCTCTGGGGGGACTACCATGGTCAAACGGACGGGTTTGTGAAGGTCATCTTGGGGAACAGGGTGGAGAGGACCTCAATCGTGCACGAGAACAACAACCCGCGCTGGAATCAGATTTTCGATTTCGGGAGCGTCACCCTCACCATGGCCACGGAGCTGAAGTTCGAGGTCTGGGATGAAGACAACGGGTGGAATGACGACCTTCTGGGAAGCTGCTCTTGGAAGCTGGAGAAAGGGTTCAAGGAGAACCTGTGTGCCCTGAATCACGGGAATATCTTCTTCTCTTACACCCTGGAGTGCGGACCCAGCTTGGGAGGCCCGACCTGCGGGGAGTACATCTCGACCCCAATGAGCGCCGGGCTGATGAAGAGTCACGTGTCGAGGAACGCCAGGAGAGTTCCTCAGGAGATGCTAGTGTCCATGGGAGTCGTGTTTCCCAGCCTTTCTCCTTTCCCTTCCAACACTAGCATGAGCGAGAAAGTAAATGAAGAACCGCCGAGGAAAGTTTAG